A part of Desulfobacter sp. genomic DNA contains:
- a CDS encoding ATP-binding cassette domain-containing protein, producing MIEITNLNFTYRDATEIFSQFSLRIQTGESWSIIGPSGCGKTTLLYLIAGLKRPSSGQIHIAGNPLTAPRPSTGLVLQDHGLLPWSTVRENTVLGFKIRHLYGPDGKHCPTHVTADDNREKELADHWLSWLGIGHLAEKYPGQLSRGQRQRAAIARTLVLEPDLLLMDEPFSALDAPIRKELQKVMNRFHNETGLTSITVTHNIEEAVLLGSKILVLASGVNSVPLIIDNKLAGKTEDTESPEFMDVCRQLHHAMGDMP from the coding sequence ATGATCGAAATTACCAACCTGAATTTCACCTACAGGGATGCCACTGAGATCTTCAGTCAATTCAGCCTCAGGATCCAAACCGGTGAATCCTGGTCCATCATCGGGCCCTCAGGGTGCGGCAAAACCACCCTGCTATACCTCATCGCCGGGCTGAAGCGTCCCTCATCCGGTCAAATACACATCGCCGGCAACCCCTTGACAGCCCCCAGGCCCTCCACCGGCCTTGTCCTCCAGGACCACGGCCTTCTGCCCTGGTCAACGGTACGTGAAAACACGGTCCTTGGGTTTAAAATCAGGCATCTCTACGGGCCCGACGGCAAACACTGCCCCACCCATGTCACCGCCGACGACAACCGGGAAAAAGAGCTGGCGGACCACTGGCTCTCCTGGCTGGGCATCGGCCACCTGGCGGAAAAATATCCGGGACAGCTCTCCCGGGGGCAGCGGCAGCGGGCGGCCATCGCAAGGACCCTGGTATTGGAGCCGGATCTGTTGCTCATGGATGAACCATTCTCCGCCCTGGACGCCCCCATCAGAAAAGAGCTGCAAAAGGTGATGAACCGGTTCCACAATGAAACAGGCCTGACCAGCATCACCGTCACCCATAACATTGAAGAGGCGGTTCTTCTGGGATCAAAAATCCTGGTGCTGGCATCCGGGGTAAACAGCGTCCCGCTTATCATAGACAATAAACTGGCAGGAAAAACGGAGGACACAGAGTCTCCGGAATTCATGGATGTCTGCCGGCAACTGCACCATGCCATGGGGGATATGCCATGA
- a CDS encoding ABC transporter permease subunit, with translation MKKRITFGSALMGLAMLLLLWWMGALVVNRPILPSPFTVVPLFFSAITGELGLHFMASAARVLAAVTLATLFAAPAGLALGQIPALDRIAGPFIAIVYPIPKIIFLPVIYVLMGITDLSKVTLIAMIIFFQILVVVRDEAAGLKKELILSVKSLGAGQRALFRYVYLPASIPAVLTALRISTGTAIAVLFIAEQSLTEYGLGYYIVVETYQVLMYKEMYTGIMAMGVLGAALYFAIYAIELKVNKHLYVE, from the coding sequence ATGAAAAAAAGGATCACATTCGGATCGGCCCTGATGGGGCTTGCCATGCTGCTATTGCTCTGGTGGATGGGGGCGCTGGTTGTAAACCGGCCCATCCTGCCCTCCCCTTTTACCGTGGTTCCCCTCTTCTTTTCCGCCATCACAGGAGAACTGGGCCTTCATTTTATGGCCAGTGCGGCCAGGGTCCTGGCCGCCGTCACCCTGGCCACCCTTTTTGCCGCCCCCGCCGGGCTGGCCCTGGGCCAGATACCCGCCCTGGACAGGATTGCAGGCCCCTTTATCGCCATTGTCTATCCCATCCCCAAAATTATTTTTCTGCCGGTCATCTATGTGCTCATGGGAATCACCGACCTGTCAAAGGTCACCCTCATCGCCATGATCATTTTTTTCCAGATCCTGGTGGTTGTCCGGGATGAGGCCGCAGGATTGAAAAAAGAACTGATCCTCTCGGTAAAATCCCTTGGGGCGGGGCAGCGGGCCCTGTTCAGATACGTCTACCTGCCGGCATCCATCCCGGCGGTGCTGACGGCCCTGCGCATTTCCACGGGAACGGCCATTGCGGTGCTGTTCATCGCAGAACAATCCCTCACTGAATACGGGCTCGGGTACTATATTGTTGTGGAAACCTACCAGGTGCTCATGTACAAGGAAATGTACACGGGAATCATGGCCATGGGCGTCCTTGGCGCCGCCCTTTATTTTGCCATCTATGCAATTGAGCTCAAGGTCAATAAACATCTTTATGTTGAGTAA
- a CDS encoding 1,4-dihydroxy-2-naphthoate polyprenyltransferase → MEQDITNFKKWQLAARPKTLPAAAAPVITGAACAIHDGSFSFLIFLAALLGAFLLQISVNLANDYFDFKNHIDTEDRLGPLRVTQSGLIKPGAVRNAMILTLFLAFILGLWLIKSGGMPILIIVIVSLICALGYSGGPYPIASNGLGELFVFIFFGPVAVCGTYYLLTHTLSFKAVAASLPVGFLITAVMVVNNLRDIDTDAKAGKRTLAVILGKAGTKTEYFILVLGAYLIPACLFAFKVYSFFILLPLVSMPQAFPLLAVISEKKGPILNETLAGTARLALVYSILFSLGIILGTG, encoded by the coding sequence ATGGAACAAGATATCACAAACTTCAAAAAATGGCAGCTGGCTGCCCGTCCCAAAACCCTTCCGGCCGCAGCCGCACCTGTTATTACAGGCGCGGCCTGTGCAATCCACGACGGCAGTTTTTCTTTTCTGATTTTCCTTGCTGCCCTGCTTGGCGCCTTTCTGCTCCAAATATCGGTAAATCTGGCCAATGATTACTTTGATTTCAAAAACCACATCGACACCGAAGACCGCCTGGGACCGCTGCGGGTGACCCAAAGCGGACTCATTAAGCCCGGGGCGGTGCGCAACGCCATGATCCTGACCCTATTTTTGGCGTTTATACTGGGCCTGTGGCTCATAAAATCAGGGGGCATGCCCATCCTCATCATTGTCATTGTTTCACTGATCTGCGCCCTTGGATACAGCGGCGGCCCCTATCCGATTGCCTCCAACGGCCTGGGGGAGTTGTTTGTCTTTATTTTCTTCGGGCCGGTCGCCGTCTGCGGCACCTATTACCTGCTCACCCACACCCTGTCATTCAAGGCCGTTGCCGCATCACTGCCCGTGGGATTTCTGATAACAGCCGTCATGGTTGTCAATAATCTCAGGGACATTGACACCGATGCCAAAGCGGGTAAAAGGACCCTGGCCGTCATCCTGGGAAAAGCAGGGACAAAAACAGAGTATTTTATCCTGGTGCTGGGCGCGTATCTCATCCCGGCCTGCCTCTTTGCCTTTAAGGTATATTCATTCTTTATCCTTCTGCCCCTTGTTTCCATGCCCCAGGCCTTTCCCCTGCTGGCCGTAATTTCCGAAAAAAAAGGCCCCATTCTCAATGAGACCCTGGCCGGGACCGCCAGGCTTGCCCTGGTTTACAGCATCCTCTTTTCCCTGGGCATCATTCTGGGCACAGGATGA